A window from Rhea pennata isolate bPtePen1 chromosome 1, bPtePen1.pri, whole genome shotgun sequence encodes these proteins:
- the MAFF gene encoding transcription factor MafF isoform X2, with amino-acid sequence MAADGLSSKALKVKRELGENTPLLSDEELMGLSVRELNHHLRGLSKEEVARLKQRRRTLKNRGYAASCRVKRVCQKEELQKQKMELEWEVDKLARENAAMRLELDTLRGKYEALQGFARTVAAHGPPAKVATASVITIVKSGTNQAAYS; translated from the coding sequence GTCAAGCGGGAGCTGGGGGAGAACACGCCGCTGCTGTCGGACGAGGAGCTGATGGGGCTGTCGGTGCGGGAGCTCAACCACCACCTGCGGGGCCTCTCCAAGGAGGAGGTGGCGCGGCTGAAGCAGCGCCGGCGGACGCTGAAGAACCGGGGCTACGCGGCCAGCTGCCGGGTCAAGCGGGTCTGCcagaaggaagagctgcagaagcagaagatGGAGCTGGAGTGGGAGGTGGACAAGCTGGCCCGGGAGAACGCCGCCATGCGCCTGGAGCTCGACACCCTCCGCGGCAAGTACGAGGCCCTGCAGGGCTTCGCCCGCACTGTGGCTGCTCACGGGCCCCCTGCTAAGGTGGCCACTGCCAGCGTCATCACCATCGTCAAGTCCGGCACCAACCAGGCCGCCTACTCCTAG